In a single window of the Enoplosus armatus isolate fEnoArm2 chromosome 15, fEnoArm2.hap1, whole genome shotgun sequence genome:
- the LOC139297484 gene encoding leucine-rich repeat and fibronectin type-III domain-containing protein 2 → MDKVVISLLLLGTAVTMVHACPKYCVCQNLSESLGTLCPSKGLLFVPPDIDRRTVELRLGGNFILKITTQDFANMTGLVDLTLSRNTISAIQPFSFIDLETLRSLHLDSNRLTELGPDDLRGLVNLQHLILNNNQLNRISKATFEDLLLTLEDLDLSYNNLRSVPWESIRKMVNLHQMSLDHNLISSIAEGTFTDLDKLARLDLTSNRLQKLPPDPIFARSQSSVVMSTPYAPSLSLSFGGNPLHCNCEVLWLRRLEREDDMETCASPASVKGRYFWSVREEEFVCEPPLITQHTHKLLVLEGQTASLRCKAVGDPMPTVHWVAPDDRLISNSSRATVYENGTLDITITTSKDYGSFTCIAANAAGESTASIELSIIQLPHLSNGTNRTTQSKSGLSDITSSTKISKGEPKPLPEKVVSVSEVTAVSALVKWTVSKSTPKVKMYQLQYNCSDDEVLIYRMIPMTNRAFVVTNLVPGMQYDLCVLAIWDDTATTLTATNIVGCVQFITREDYPQCQSLHSGFLGGTMILVIGGIIVATLLVFIIILMVRYKVTSGIQTNKLPTVSNTYSQTNGGLNRFNGAPPQVKSTVVVMREEMVEFKCGSLQSSLSSSSSSSNSLDSQTGRGAGDRYSMQGSECSTLPSSKFRRHGHGAKARPNLDHLLGAFTSLELRGVARDHQGASGPSTASNAMMTVAMAPPSDKEPLLGRAESTTMLGRLLGLPQEGKPKRSHSFDMGHVGATQCRSSYPRRISNIWTKRSLSVNGMLLQYDDSEDEKPTFESSEWVMESTV, encoded by the exons ATGGACAAAGTGGTCATCAGTCTCCTGCTTCTGGGAACCGCAGTTACGATGGTCCATGCATGTCCCAAATACTGTGTCTGCCAGAACCTCTCAGAGTCTCTGGGGACTCTGTGCCCCTCCAAAGGCCTGCTCTTTGTCCCACCAGACATCGACCGGCGAACTGTGGAGCTCCGGCTAGGTGGCAACTTCATCCTCAAGATCACCACTCAGGACTTTGCCAACATGACAGGTCTGGTAGATCTCACCTTGTCCCGCAACACCATCAGCGCCATTCAGCCTTTCTCTTTCATTGACCTGGAGACCCTGAGATCCCTGCATCTTGACAGTAACCGGTTGACTGAGCTGGGACCGGACGACCTCCGAGGGCTGGTTAATCTGCAGCACCTGATCCTCAACAACAATCAACTGAATCGGATTTCCAAAGCAACCTTCGAAGACTTGTTACTGACACTGGAGGATCTGGATTTGTCATATAACAACTTGCGCAGTGTGCCTTGGGAATCCATCCGCAAGATGGTCAACCTCCATCAGATGAGTCTGGATCATAACCTCATCTCTTCTATTGCAGAGGGGACTTTTACAGATCTGGATAAACTGGCCCGCTTGGACCTCACCTCCAACCGTCTCCAGAAGCTCCCTCCGGACCCCATCTTTGCGCGCTCCCAAAGCAGTGTAGTGATGAGCACTCCTTAtgcaccttctctctctctaagctTTGGCGGAAATCCATTGCACTGCAACTGTGAAGTGCTTTGGCTTCGAAGGCTGGAGCGTGAGGATGACATGGAAACCTGCGCCTCTCCTGCAAGTGTAAAGGGCCGCTACTTTTGGTCTGTTCGCGAGGAGGAGTTTGTTTGTGAGCCCCCTCTAATCAcgcaacatacacacaaattacTAGTGCTGGAAGGCCAAACGGCAAGCCTGCGCTGCAAAGCAGTTGGGGATCCGATGCCGACCGTGCATTGGGTTGCTCCTGATGACCGTTTGATCAGCAACTCCTCCCGAGCAACGGTATACGAAAATGGCACCCTGGACATTACAATCACCACATCCAAGGATTACGGGAGCTTTACTTGCATAGCTGCCAATGCTGCTGGGGAATCTACGGCCTCAATTGAGCTGTCAATCATTCAACTCCCTCATCTGAGTAATGGCACAAACCGTACCACACAGTCCAAGTCTGGGCTTTCAGACATAACTAGCTCTACCAAGATCAGTAAAGGGGAGCCTAAACCTCTGCCAGAGAAGGTGGTGTCTGTATCAGAAGTGACCGCCGTCTCTGCTCTGGTCAAGTGGACTGTTAGCAAATCAACTCCAAAGGTCAAAATGTATCAGCTTCAGTACAATTGTTCTGACGATGAAGTCCTCATTTACAG gATGATTCCCATGACTAACAGAGCCTTCGTAGTCACAAATCTTGTCCCAGGAATGCAGTATGATCTCTGTGTCTTGGCCATCTGGGATGACACTGCCACCACCCTCACTGCCACCAACATTGTCGGCTGTGTCCAGTTCATCACCAGGGAGGACTACCCGCAGTGCCAGTCTCTTCACAGTGGCTTTCTGGGTGGCACCATGATCCTGGTCATTGGTGGCATCATTGTGGCCACGCTACTGgtattcatcatcatcctcatggTGCGCTATAAGGTGACCAGTGGCATCCAGACTAATAAATTACCCACTGTGAGCAACACATACTCGCAGACCAATGGGGGGTTGAACAGGTTCAACGGTGCCCCACCACAGGTCAAATCCACAGTGGTGGTCATGCGCGAGGAAATGGTAGAGTTCAAGTGTGGATCCCTCCAGAGCAGTCTCTCTTCATCCTCGTCCTCTTCTAACTCATTAGACAGCCAAACAGGAAGGGGGGCTGGCGACCGCTACAGCATGCAGGGCAGCGAATGCAGCACCCTGCCCAGCAGCAAGTTCAGGAGGCACGGGCACGGCGCCAAAGCACGACCAAACCTAGACCACCTTTTAGGGGCCTTCACCTCACTGGAACTGCGAGGGGTAGCGAGGGACCACCAAGGGGCTTCTGGTCCCTCCACCGCATCCAATGCCATGATGACGGTGGCTATGGCACCCCCGTCTGATAAAGAACCCCTGCTCGGAAGGGCCGAGTCCACCACCATGCTGGGACGTCTCCTAGGGCTGCCCCAGGAGGGTAAGCCCAAGAGGAGCCACTCATTTGACATGGGTCATGTGGGGGCCACGCAGTGTCGCAGCAGCTACCCTCGCAGGATCAGTAACATCTGGACTAAGCGCAGTCTGTCTGTTAACGGCATGCTGCTGCAGTATGATGACAGTGAGGACGAGAAGCCCACTTTTGAGAGCTCTGAGTGGGTGATGGAAAGCACAGTTTGA